The following nucleotide sequence is from Calditrichota bacterium.
CAGCGGCCACCGCGTCGCGGTTTGGTCTGGCCGCGCCCGACACTCCGCAAGCGGCACTACCAGAGGCATACGATCCCCTCGTCGGGAACGGCATAAAAGCGCCAGAATGCCTCGGCAGTGCTCGCCTTGGGTTTGAAGCGGAGGGGACCGCCGTCGACCTCGTAGATTACTGCCACTGACCCGCGAAAGCACCTGTTTCCAAGGTAGTCCTTCAGGATCCCGCCTACGCGCGCGTACTGGCGACCGACCTCGGGCAGGAGGCGCGCTACCGCGGGTGAAGGTACCACGGTGACGCACACCATTTCTCGGGAGGGGTCAGGCTCCACTTCTTGCGGCTCCGCCACAGCCTTGACCCATCGCGGGAAGGTCAGGCAGAAGGCGCTACCCAAGTAGGTGTGGTAGTGGCTGCGGCTGTCCTGCAAGAGAGCTTTGAGTTCTTCCACGAAGGCTCCCGTGTAGTAGACACGGTAACGGGGCTTGACCACCAGTTCGATGGCGGTGGGCCTCCGGTAACTCTTCTCGTCCCCTCCGGAGACCCAGGACTTGCCGTGCATGCTGAGTTCCTGGGCAACGGTCCGTACCGGGCTCAACAGCCGGAGGCCGCACCGTGCTTCTTCGGGTAGTCGGTCGACGCCCAGCACAGAGGCG
It contains:
- the cas5 gene encoding CRISPR-associated protein Cas5, which translates into the protein MQLLVFDLKGSLAHFRRPDTMGTQATYPFITRTALQGLIASVLGVDRLPEEARCGLRLLSPVRTVAQELSMHGKSWVSGGDEKSYRRPTAIELVVKPRYRVYYTGAFVEELKALLQDSRSHYHTYLGSAFCLTFPRWVKAVAEPQEVEPDPSREMVCVTVVPSPAVARLLPEVGRQYARVGGILKDYLGNRCFRGSVAVIYEVDGGPLRFKPKASTAEAFWRFYAVPDEGIVCLW